In Bartonella machadoae, a single genomic region encodes these proteins:
- the ftsZ gene encoding cell division protein FtsZ has product MTINLHRPDIAELKPRITVFGVGGGGGNAVNNMINAGLQGVDFVVANTDAQALAMSKAERVIQLGAAVTEGLGAGALPEVGQAAAEECIDEIIDHLADSHMVFITAGMGGGTGTGAAPVVARAAREKGILTVGVVTKPFQFEGARRMKTAEAGIEELQKSVDTLIVIPNQNLFRIADEKTTFADAFAMADQVLYSGVASITDLMIKEGLINLDFADVRSVMHEMGRAMMGTGEASGEGRALAAAEAAIANPLLDDTSMRGARGLLISITGGRDMTLFEVDEAANRIREEVDADANVIFGAIDDESLEGVIRVSVVATGIDREVSDIIQPSHPQLQRPAASIRKSEPAASQTSFHVQSPPLRSESMVEVIESLEIEKGKSAGEQFRPKSQIFAQPAEAVAARSANPVPYASSVVHSQIPNAPRMQVRRTSQQSMVAPVSMEATAHALDEMTEVVKQKDKQVQQMQVRSPMRMPELKDFPPVVHTQRESAPAASQGPRNLWQRLKQSLTHREEVEPEARLEPAVRSSQQKEASVYNKSSQDASVYVPRRSGELHPQVPQDQRNFISEEDQLEIPAFLRRQVN; this is encoded by the coding sequence ATGACGATTAATCTGCATCGGCCAGATATCGCGGAATTAAAACCACGCATTACCGTTTTTGGTGTTGGCGGTGGTGGTGGAAATGCCGTGAATAATATGATTAATGCTGGTCTTCAGGGAGTTGATTTTGTTGTAGCAAATACTGATGCACAGGCTTTGGCTATGTCAAAAGCTGAACGTGTTATCCAGCTTGGTGCAGCCGTTACGGAAGGGCTAGGTGCTGGTGCTCTGCCAGAAGTAGGACAGGCGGCGGCAGAGGAATGTATCGATGAAATTATCGACCATCTAGCAGATTCCCATATGGTTTTTATTACTGCTGGTATGGGGGGTGGCACTGGAACTGGGGCGGCACCCGTTGTGGCTCGCGCAGCGCGTGAAAAAGGTATTTTGACCGTTGGTGTGGTCACAAAGCCATTTCAGTTTGAAGGTGCACGGCGTATGAAAACGGCAGAGGCTGGTATTGAAGAATTGCAAAAATCTGTTGATACCTTGATTGTTATTCCTAATCAGAATCTTTTTCGAATTGCGGATGAAAAAACAACATTTGCTGATGCATTTGCTATGGCTGATCAAGTACTTTATTCCGGTGTGGCCTCTATTACGGATCTTATGATTAAAGAGGGTCTCATTAATCTTGATTTTGCCGATGTGCGTTCTGTTATGCATGAAATGGGTCGAGCAATGATGGGAACAGGTGAGGCATCTGGTGAAGGTCGTGCTTTGGCTGCTGCTGAAGCCGCTATCGCGAATCCACTGTTGGATGATACTTCTATGCGGGGTGCGCGTGGCTTGCTTATTTCTATTACGGGAGGGCGTGATATGACGCTCTTTGAAGTTGATGAAGCTGCTAATCGTATTCGCGAAGAAGTGGATGCAGATGCCAATGTTATCTTTGGTGCTATTGATGACGAGTCATTAGAAGGTGTTATTCGTGTTTCTGTGGTTGCAACGGGTATTGATCGTGAGGTGAGTGATATCATTCAGCCGTCTCATCCTCAGCTGCAAAGACCTGCCGCGTCAATTCGTAAGAGTGAACCCGCAGCGTCGCAGACTTCTTTTCATGTTCAGTCACCCCCTTTGCGTTCTGAGTCCATGGTAGAAGTAATAGAGTCCCTTGAGATAGAAAAGGGTAAATCGGCTGGAGAACAGTTCCGCCCTAAGAGTCAAATCTTTGCACAGCCTGCGGAGGCCGTTGCTGCACGAAGTGCAAATCCAGTTCCTTATGCTTCGAGTGTTGTGCATAGTCAGATACCAAATGCACCACGTATGCAAGTTCGCCGTACTTCTCAGCAATCAATGGTTGCACCTGTAAGTATGGAGGCTACGGCGCATGCTCTTGATGAGATGACAGAGGTTGTGAAGCAGAAAGACAAACAAGTACAACAGATGCAAGTACGTTCACCAATGCGTATGCCTGAGTTAAAAGATTTTCCTCCTGTTGTTCATACACAGCGTGAGAGCGCACCAGCAGCTAGTCAAGGGCCGCGCAATCTTTGGCAGCGTTTGAAACAGAGCTTGACACATCGTGAGGAAGTTGAACCAGAAGCTCGCCTAGAGCCTGCTGTGAGATCTTCTCAGCAGAAAGAAGCATCGGTTTATAATAAAAGCTCTCAGGATGCTTCTGTTTATGTGCCACGTCGTTCTGGTGAATTGCACCCTCAGGTTCCGCAAGATCAACGTAATTTTATAAGCGAAGAAGATCAATTAGAGATACCAGCATTTTTGCGCCGTCAGGTCAATTAA
- the lpxC gene encoding UDP-3-O-acyl-N-acetylglucosamine deacetylase, with protein MISLMQKYQSTLKKNVVLKGYGVHSGCLSEVKIQPAEVGHGIVFKRCGLGEKDQVLYAHASQTGATELSTVLGNDAFRIETIEHLMAAIAAYNLDNLVIEVSSHEIPILDGGAWQYCQAFEEAGLVQQNALRAYFVIKKPMRVEVSSGFAEFLPFDGRRFDITISFPSSAIGKQHFYFDLTTAGFRDHLSRARTFGFVKDVEKLWTSGKGIGASLENSLIIGLHDKIMNPEGPYWENECVRHKMLDAIGDTALLGAPFIGLFRSYCSGHRMNSQLVKAVLADESCYEKSYL; from the coding sequence ATGATAAGTCTGATGCAAAAATATCAGTCCACTCTAAAAAAAAACGTAGTATTAAAGGGCTATGGTGTTCATAGTGGGTGTCTCTCTGAGGTGAAGATACAGCCAGCTGAGGTGGGACATGGTATTGTTTTTAAGCGTTGTGGATTGGGAGAAAAAGATCAAGTCCTTTACGCGCATGCATCACAGACAGGAGCGACTGAATTATCAACAGTGCTTGGAAATGATGCGTTTAGAATTGAAACAATCGAACATTTGATGGCTGCGATTGCCGCTTATAATTTGGATAACCTTGTTATTGAAGTGTCGAGTCATGAAATTCCTATTTTGGATGGGGGAGCATGGCAGTATTGTCAAGCTTTTGAAGAAGCTGGTCTTGTACAGCAAAATGCGTTGCGTGCTTATTTCGTTATTAAAAAGCCCATGCGTGTTGAAGTTTCTAGTGGTTTTGCGGAATTTTTGCCGTTTGATGGGCGTCGTTTTGATATTACGATTTCTTTTCCTTCTTCGGCTATTGGGAAGCAACATTTTTATTTTGACCTTACCACAGCAGGTTTTCGCGACCATTTGTCACGTGCGCGCACTTTTGGTTTTGTCAAAGATGTAGAAAAATTATGGACTTCTGGGAAAGGAATAGGGGCTTCTTTAGAAAATTCTCTTATCATTGGACTTCATGACAAAATTATGAATCCAGAAGGTCCTTATTGGGAAAATGAATGTGTGCGACATAAAATGCTTGATGCGATTGGTGATACTGCTTTACTTGGAGCCCCTTTTATTGGATTGTTTCGTTCCTATTGTAGTGGGCATAGAATGAATTCGCAATTGGTAAAAGCTGTGTTAGCGGATGAATCTTGTTACGAAAAAAGTTACTTGTAG
- the murC gene encoding UDP-N-acetylmuramate--L-alanine ligase, which produces MKMPLNIGVIHFIGIGGIGMSGIAEVFHDLGYIVQGSDQVESANVERLRRKGINVHIGHHSENLGDAEVVVFSTAVKKTNPEYIAAKERHLPLVRRAEMLAELMRFRRAIAVGGTHGKTTTTSMVAALLVAGHLDPVVINGGIINAYGTNTRMGEGDWMIVEADESDGTFLRLPADIAVVTNIDAEHLDHYGSFDAVRDAFQQFVENVPFYGFAILCLDHPEVQSLAGRIDDRWVITYGANPQADVRFLNLSMDGQKTHFDVVIRSRKTGQKTELKNLILPMSGQHNVSNATAAIAIAHELGISNESIKKGLAEFAGVKRRFTQTGSWRGIEIFDDYGHHPVEIKAVLCAARESAKGRVIAIAQPHRYSRLYHLFDDFAACFNNADTVLITPVYAAGEEPVPGFGAQELVEHIQMAGHRDVRLVHSLEDIVSIVSTFAQAGDYVVFLGAGSITQWACALPHQLASLNSNDKFSTH; this is translated from the coding sequence ATGAAAATGCCGCTTAATATAGGCGTTATCCATTTTATCGGAATTGGTGGTATTGGTATGAGTGGAATTGCTGAGGTTTTTCATGATCTTGGCTATATAGTCCAAGGCTCAGATCAAGTTGAGAGTGCAAATGTTGAACGTTTACGGAGAAAAGGAATTAACGTTCATATAGGCCATCATTCTGAAAATTTAGGAGACGCAGAGGTTGTTGTTTTTTCTACTGCCGTTAAAAAAACAAATCCTGAATATATTGCTGCGAAAGAAAGGCATTTACCACTTGTCAGACGTGCGGAAATGCTAGCGGAGCTTATGCGGTTTCGTCGGGCAATTGCTGTTGGTGGTACGCATGGTAAAACCACAACGACATCTATGGTCGCAGCCCTTCTTGTTGCTGGTCATTTGGATCCGGTGGTGATTAATGGTGGTATTATCAATGCTTATGGTACAAACACCCGTATGGGAGAAGGTGATTGGATGATCGTTGAGGCGGATGAAAGTGATGGTACATTTTTAAGGTTGCCTGCTGACATTGCCGTTGTTACCAATATTGATGCTGAGCATTTAGACCATTATGGGAGTTTTGATGCTGTGCGTGACGCTTTTCAGCAATTTGTAGAGAATGTTCCTTTTTATGGTTTTGCTATTTTGTGCCTTGATCATCCAGAGGTGCAATCGTTGGCCGGCCGTATTGATGATCGTTGGGTCATTACTTATGGTGCCAATCCACAAGCGGATGTTCGTTTTTTAAATCTTTCGATGGATGGTCAAAAAACGCATTTTGATGTTGTTATTCGTTCGCGCAAGACTGGTCAAAAGACTGAGTTAAAAAATTTAATTTTGCCAATGTCTGGGCAACACAATGTTTCTAATGCAACAGCAGCGATTGCTATTGCTCATGAACTTGGCATTTCAAATGAATCGATAAAAAAGGGTTTAGCAGAATTTGCTGGCGTAAAACGGCGTTTTACGCAAACAGGAAGTTGGCGTGGCATTGAAATATTTGATGACTATGGACATCATCCTGTCGAAATAAAAGCTGTTTTATGTGCCGCGCGTGAAAGTGCAAAAGGGCGTGTGATTGCGATTGCACAACCACATCGTTACTCGCGTTTGTATCATTTGTTTGATGATTTTGCTGCTTGTTTTAATAATGCAGATACAGTATTGATTACGCCAGTCTATGCCGCTGGTGAAGAGCCTGTCCCTGGTTTTGGTGCTCAAGAGCTGGTCGAACATATTCAAATGGCTGGTCATCGTGATGTGCGTTTGGTTCATTCTCTAGAAGATATTGTTTCTATTGTCTCTACATTTGCTCAAGCGGGGGATTATGTTGTTTTTCTTGGTGCGGGCAGTATCACACAGTGGGCTTGTGCCTTGCCTCATCAGTTGGCGAGTTTGAATAGCAATGATAAATTTTCAACGCATTGA
- the murB gene encoding UDP-N-acetylmuramate dehydrogenase translates to MINFQRIDGEALLAQLQPLLCGIRGKLTPNVGMRKVTWFRTGGLAELFYQPADEADLALFLKNLPLSIPVTIVGIGSNLLVRDGGIPGVVIRLSAKGFGQVRQVSPKRFFVGAATADKHLAAAALEAEVAGFHFYHGIPGGLGGALKMNAGANGIETAARVVEVYAFDRKGQRHILSLKDMQYSYRHCHVSEDLIFTAALLEGHLGNKEDIRAAMDEVARHRETVQPIREKTGGSTFRNPEGTSAWRVIDEAGCRGLRVGGAQMSEMHCNFMINTGQATGYDLEALGETVRARVFAHSRHLLQWEIWRVGQFEQGRNVVSFEPFP, encoded by the coding sequence ATGATAAATTTTCAACGCATTGATGGTGAAGCGCTGTTGGCGCAATTGCAACCGCTGCTTTGTGGAATAAGAGGTAAACTTACGCCTAATGTAGGAATGCGTAAGGTGACGTGGTTTCGCACTGGCGGATTAGCAGAACTTTTTTATCAACCTGCTGATGAAGCAGATTTAGCTCTTTTCCTGAAAAATCTCCCTCTCTCTATTCCTGTAACCATTGTGGGAATCGGTTCTAATCTTTTGGTACGTGATGGGGGCATTCCTGGTGTTGTTATTCGTCTTTCAGCAAAAGGCTTTGGACAAGTGCGGCAAGTCTCTCCAAAGCGTTTTTTTGTTGGTGCTGCTACGGCAGACAAACATTTAGCAGCGGCTGCTTTAGAAGCTGAGGTTGCAGGTTTTCATTTTTATCATGGTATTCCTGGTGGTCTTGGAGGAGCACTTAAAATGAATGCTGGGGCTAATGGTATTGAGACAGCGGCACGTGTTGTGGAGGTCTATGCCTTTGATCGTAAAGGACAGCGCCATATCTTAAGTTTAAAAGATATGCAATATTCCTATCGTCATTGTCATGTTTCTGAAGATCTTATTTTTACGGCTGCTTTGTTGGAAGGACACTTAGGAAATAAAGAAGATATTCGTGCTGCTATGGATGAAGTGGCACGTCATCGGGAAACAGTGCAGCCTATTCGCGAAAAAACAGGTGGATCCACTTTTCGCAATCCTGAAGGGACATCTGCGTGGCGTGTAATTGATGAAGCAGGATGCCGTGGTTTGCGGGTTGGTGGTGCACAAATGAGCGAAATGCACTGTAATTTTATGATCAATACGGGGCAAGCGACAGGCTATGATCTTGAGGCTTTGGGAGAAACAGTTCGTGCACGTGTTTTTGCACACTCAAGACATCTCTTACAATGGGAAATATGGCGTGTCGGTCAATTTGAACAAGGTCGAAATGTTGTCTCTTTTGAACCGTTTCCTTGA
- a CDS encoding D-alanine--D-alanine ligase translates to MKDEHIAVLMGGISSERSVSLSSGTACADILEAQGYRVSRVDVDGHIASVLEQLQPDIAFNALHGPFGEDGRIQGILEYLKIPYTHSGVMASALAMDKGRAKIVVASVGVPVAPSVVMSRFAVGRGHPIEPPYVIKPVCEGSSFGVVIVKESETAPPHHIVGTEWVYADEVIVEKYIPGRELTCAVLGNEMLEVCEIIPNQQFQFYDYDSKYKTGGSLHICPAQLSLNIYQKVQRMSLAAHQAIGCRGVSRSDFRFNEETGELVWLEINTQPGMTLTSLVPDIAKASGRSYGDIVQWIVEDASCMR, encoded by the coding sequence ATGAAAGATGAACATATAGCTGTATTGATGGGGGGGATTTCCTCTGAGCGGTCTGTAAGTTTGTCTTCAGGTACTGCTTGTGCTGATATTCTTGAAGCACAGGGGTATCGTGTAAGCCGTGTGGATGTTGATGGGCATATTGCTTCTGTTCTTGAACAGTTGCAGCCTGATATTGCTTTTAATGCTTTGCATGGTCCCTTTGGAGAAGATGGTCGTATTCAGGGAATTCTTGAATATTTGAAAATTCCTTATACGCATTCTGGAGTTATGGCGTCTGCATTGGCGATGGATAAGGGGCGTGCAAAAATTGTTGTTGCAAGTGTTGGAGTTCCAGTTGCTCCTTCTGTTGTTATGAGCCGTTTTGCTGTTGGGCGAGGGCATCCGATAGAGCCCCCTTATGTGATTAAGCCTGTGTGCGAAGGGTCGAGTTTTGGTGTGGTGATTGTCAAAGAAAGTGAGACTGCGCCGCCGCATCATATTGTGGGGACTGAATGGGTTTATGCCGATGAGGTGATTGTTGAAAAATATATACCTGGTCGTGAACTTACTTGTGCCGTTTTGGGAAATGAGATGCTGGAAGTGTGTGAAATTATTCCCAATCAGCAGTTTCAATTCTATGATTATGACTCGAAATATAAAACAGGAGGTTCTCTTCATATTTGTCCTGCACAACTTTCATTAAATATTTACCAAAAGGTGCAAAGAATGTCTTTAGCTGCACATCAGGCGATAGGTTGTCGAGGTGTTAGCCGTTCTGATTTTCGTTTTAATGAGGAAACAGGAGAATTGGTTTGGCTTGAAATTAATACCCAGCCCGGTATGACACTCACTTCTCTTGTTCCTGATATTGCAAAAGCAAGTGGTCGTAGTTACGGCGATATTGTTCAGTGGATTGTGGAGGACGCGTCGTGTATGCGTTGA
- a CDS encoding cell division protein FtsQ/DivIB, translated as MYALNVNKTNVSMEGPFVSVLPRLYRRVLRVMFEFIASVHVPRHLGSFAVLLSFFFTVLYGLSINGHMGVIVKSVIEDIGFVVTDVDISGNKRLEKQEILKLLELDFAQSIFTFDVDKARFVLEQQAWVQSANVQKIYPNKVRISVVECKPYAIWQHDGMMDIVDDTGRIILPFKGVAIRDLPLLVGQGAQNAAKMFLQELSSYPQLYNRVRAFVRVGDRRWDLVLDNGLRIMLPENDALERLSSLIKTGTIQDLFSRDILSIDLRLSDRITVSLSDEALERRSAAVAEEERILKARKAGSL; from the coding sequence GTGTATGCGTTGAATGTTAATAAAACAAATGTTTCGATGGAGGGGCCATTCGTGTCAGTTTTGCCACGTCTTTATCGCCGCGTTCTTCGGGTTATGTTTGAGTTTATCGCCAGTGTTCATGTTCCTCGCCATTTGGGCTCTTTTGCGGTTTTGTTGTCTTTCTTTTTTACAGTGCTTTATGGGCTTTCAATAAATGGTCATATGGGCGTGATTGTGAAATCTGTCATAGAGGATATTGGTTTTGTGGTCACAGATGTTGATATCAGTGGTAATAAGCGCTTGGAAAAGCAGGAGATTTTAAAGCTCTTAGAACTTGATTTTGCTCAATCTATCTTCACTTTTGATGTTGATAAAGCGCGTTTTGTTTTAGAACAGCAAGCTTGGGTTCAATCGGCAAATGTTCAAAAAATCTATCCCAATAAAGTGCGTATTTCAGTTGTAGAGTGTAAACCTTATGCAATTTGGCAACATGATGGCATGATGGATATTGTTGATGATACAGGTCGTATCATTTTACCTTTTAAAGGTGTAGCTATCCGAGATTTGCCTCTTTTGGTTGGGCAGGGTGCACAAAATGCGGCTAAAATGTTTCTTCAAGAGCTTTCTTCGTATCCACAGTTGTACAATCGTGTTCGTGCTTTTGTGCGTGTAGGTGATCGGCGCTGGGATCTTGTTTTGGATAATGGGCTACGCATTATGTTGCCTGAAAATGATGCACTTGAAAGGCTTTCTTCTTTGATAAAAACGGGTACAATACAAGATCTTTTTTCTCGTGATATTCTCAGTATTGATTTACGTCTTTCTGATCGTATTACAGTTTCCTTGTCCGATGAAGCTTTGGAACGTCGTAGCGCTGCTGTGGCAGAAGAAGAGCGCATTTTGAAAGCGCGAAAGGCAGGAAGCCTATGA
- a CDS encoding outer membrane protein assembly factor BamD: MTKSYISIENMADRKSNLVRKVLGVMLLGSSCLLAGCLFKEKNTLDPSAYVLKIDPPDVLYNQALASFESGRLADASKKFLTIEKQYAYTDWGRKSLVMGAFTNYRLGKYDDSISMAQRYITLYPEADDAAYAYYIIGLSSFRRIPDVTRDQRDTKRAIAAMQLLVEHYPHSEYVEDAKAKIRFGREQLAGKEMQVGRYYEEGRRYLAASRRFRTVVEEYSDTNQVEEALFRLTEVNLSLGLTAEAQTATAILGRNYPKSEWYKFSYNLLQKNSISPQEHKSSWISHALSGGKKKVR, from the coding sequence ATGACAAAATCTTATATATCTATTGAAAATATGGCAGATAGGAAATCTAACCTTGTCCGCAAGGTGTTGGGGGTGATGCTTTTGGGAAGCAGTTGCCTATTAGCAGGTTGTTTATTTAAAGAGAAAAATACTCTTGATCCGTCTGCGTATGTGTTAAAAATCGATCCACCAGATGTTTTATATAATCAGGCGCTTGCGAGCTTTGAGAGTGGACGACTCGCAGATGCATCAAAAAAGTTTCTAACGATTGAAAAGCAGTATGCTTATACGGATTGGGGTCGTAAATCCTTGGTGATGGGTGCTTTTACAAATTATCGACTTGGTAAGTATGATGATTCAATTAGTATGGCTCAGCGCTATATCACTCTTTATCCAGAGGCAGATGATGCCGCTTATGCATATTATATTATCGGTCTTTCTTCTTTCCGTCGAATCCCTGATGTTACACGAGATCAACGTGATACAAAACGTGCTATTGCTGCGATGCAGCTTCTCGTGGAGCACTATCCACATTCTGAATATGTTGAAGATGCTAAAGCAAAAATACGTTTTGGACGAGAGCAGTTGGCTGGTAAGGAAATGCAGGTTGGCCGTTATTATGAAGAGGGGCGGCGCTATCTTGCTGCAAGTCGAAGGTTTCGTACAGTGGTTGAGGAATATTCCGATACAAATCAAGTTGAAGAAGCACTTTTTCGCTTGACGGAGGTTAATCTTTCTCTTGGCTTGACTGCGGAAGCGCAGACAGCAACGGCTATTTTAGGACGCAATTATCCTAAAAGTGAGTGGTATAAATTTTCTTATAATTTATTGCAAAAAAATAGTATATCTCCACAGGAGCATAAATCTTCTTGGATCTCACATGCTTTAAGTGGTGGTAAGAAGAAGGTACGTTGA
- the ftsA gene encoding cell division protein FtsA has translation MTLLGSKHMGGRKTRFLTVLDVGSSKIVCLIACLRPLKHTHYLHGRTHSMEILGFGVQRSRGIKSGVVMDMFAAEQSIRLAVDAAEKMAGLVVDSVIVNFSSSRLQSAFINGMVRLNGREVTQRDVRVAFSDVSRKAFDAERHVMHSVPVSYVLDGDKGISDPIGMAGELFGVDVHVVSAETASLRNLETCINRAHLSVEAMVATPFASGLAVLMNDEAHLGAACIDFGGGTTTFSVFFEGKFVHADALAIGGNHVTLDVARGFSMSLAEAERLKVVYGSALLTSSDERHMINVAEIGNGQRETQYPRAVLGRIIRARIEEILEMVRDCLNRSGFGHIIGKRVILTGGASQLTGLPEMARSILGRNVRIGRPLGISRLPSLAKGAAFTSAVGLLIYPQLVGFEEKTMQGAVKHLSTGTRGYFQRVGQWLRESF, from the coding sequence ATGACGTTGCTCGGATCAAAGCATATGGGAGGACGCAAAACACGCTTTCTAACGGTGCTTGATGTTGGTTCAAGTAAAATTGTTTGTCTTATTGCTTGTTTGCGTCCTTTGAAACATACGCACTATTTGCATGGTCGTACACATTCTATGGAAATTCTAGGCTTTGGAGTGCAGCGCTCACGCGGTATAAAATCGGGTGTTGTGATGGATATGTTTGCGGCAGAGCAATCAATACGGTTGGCTGTTGATGCCGCAGAAAAAATGGCTGGTTTGGTTGTGGATTCGGTGATTGTCAACTTTTCTTCAAGCCGACTGCAAAGTGCTTTTATCAATGGCATGGTCCGTTTGAATGGTCGTGAAGTGACCCAGCGCGATGTGCGTGTGGCCTTTTCAGATGTTTCTCGCAAAGCTTTTGATGCTGAACGTCATGTCATGCATTCCGTTCCGGTCTCTTATGTCTTGGATGGAGATAAAGGGATTTCTGATCCTATTGGAATGGCGGGAGAATTGTTTGGTGTCGATGTGCATGTGGTCTCTGCGGAAACAGCGTCTTTGCGTAATTTAGAAACCTGTATTAATCGTGCACATTTGAGTGTTGAAGCAATGGTTGCAACGCCTTTTGCGAGTGGTCTTGCTGTTTTGATGAATGATGAGGCACATTTGGGGGCGGCATGTATTGATTTTGGTGGTGGAACAACAACATTTTCAGTGTTCTTTGAAGGAAAATTTGTCCATGCAGATGCACTCGCGATTGGTGGGAATCATGTAACGCTTGATGTTGCACGTGGTTTCTCTATGTCACTTGCAGAGGCAGAGCGTTTAAAGGTTGTCTATGGTTCAGCACTTCTGACAAGTTCTGATGAACGACATATGATTAATGTGGCAGAGATTGGGAATGGACAGCGTGAAACGCAATATCCTCGTGCTGTTCTTGGTCGTATCATTCGTGCGCGTATTGAAGAAATTCTAGAGATGGTACGTGATTGTTTAAATCGTTCTGGTTTTGGTCACATTATTGGTAAGCGTGTCATTTTGACTGGAGGAGCTAGCCAGTTAACAGGATTGCCAGAAATGGCACGGAGTATTTTGGGAAGAAATGTTCGCATAGGACGGCCTTTAGGTATCTCAAGGCTTCCTTCTCTTGCAAAAGGGGCGGCATTTACATCTGCTGTTGGATTGTTGATTTATCCGCAATTGGTGGGGTTTGAAGAAAAAACAATGCAGGGTGCAGTAAAACATTTATCGACGGGCACGCGTGGGTATTTTCAGCGTGTTGGTCAGTGGTTGCGTGAGAGTTTTTAA